From a single Cotesia glomerata isolate CgM1 linkage group LG6, MPM_Cglom_v2.3, whole genome shotgun sequence genomic region:
- the LOC123267699 gene encoding RNA pseudouridylate synthase domain-containing protein 1-like gives MWLWFINKIIIIFNFIKHLLFFNNKLTKSNVLYHSNNYLIINKPYDMVVNSNDVTVKKTLENELKKIFPSLANPSLKNGFYFVHRLDFPTSGVICIALNKNAARAASTAFEKRQVKKYYLALVHGHIDESHLIINRPIGQDTREIFGNKKMCTSDDDHCIKPRDSSTLLLVLEKGFCDGKPATKILLRPNTGRRHQLRVHCCYIGHTIIGDYTYSDRKDLKPYRTFLHSFRLALDSELEKFDVQTSDPFNSNYYFNKWVPINFIYTLDSNTFDTIDKLL, from the exons ATGTGGCTGtggtttataaataaaataattattatttttaattttattaaacatttattgttttttaataataaattaactaagtCAAATGTTTTATAtcatagtaataattatttgataattaataaacctTATGATATGGTTGTTAATAGTAATGATGTTACTGTCAag aaaACTCtagaaaatgaattaaaaaaaatttttccatcttTAGCAAACccttcattaaaaaatggattttattttgtacATCGTCTTGACTTTCCAACAAGTGGAGTAATTTGTAtagcattaaataaaaatgcagCACGTGCTGCATCAACAGCATTTGAAAAAAGACAagtcaaaaaatattacttgGCATTAGTTCATGGGCATATTGATGAATCacatttgataataaatagacCGATag GTCAAGATACCAGAGAGATTTTTGGTAACAAAAAAATGTGTACAAGCGATGATGATCATTGCATAAAGCCTCGCGATAGCTCTACGCTATTACTGGTACTAGAAAAAGGATTTTGTGATGGAAAACCAgctactaaaattttattacggCCAAATACAGGTCGGAGACATCAATTAAGAGTACATTGTTGTTATATTGGTCATACTATTATCGGCGATTACACTTACAGCGATCGCAAAGATTTAAAACCTTATAGGACATTTTTACATTCTTTTag attagCCTTGGACAgtgaacttgaaaaatttgatgttCAAACATCAGATCCTTTTAAcagcaattattattttaataaatgggtacctattaattttatatatactttAGATAGTAATACTTTTGATACtatagataaattattatga